The proteins below are encoded in one region of Mya arenaria isolate MELC-2E11 chromosome 15, ASM2691426v1:
- the LOC128219993 gene encoding transcription initiation factor TFIID subunit 11-like isoform X3 produces the protein MDCPCFINQYLPEYFEITITIHIKTGMSRQIFKLAVTILAIWQLNFQHAEAGLMNQFTDFVDWPPIIDPDIPQDPKIPADPDPNTTPVSPTKIVSPPETPSDLQTGNTDAASPGRPRDPIPPPMGSSGSGDGTASLDNGKSPDAVDTQTDFLFPTDAQIGGTDGGLRGPLLPPGGGTDTSPQGPIVDESSALPKVPDPVDPSLPEPPADPDTPRDVSPMVTGSKVPDSPLVSGTGSETGGLTPGDSSGTGDAQIGSDVNIYISPTCRLLGTMSIANFGKNSKRHRMLRKECSKEKKRARQLQKKKEKNKQSGINAVVTLFQRRRKGLGDKHDDNVGVVGGDADEDIDDDDNDDHKNDDDDDDDDDDDDDDDDDDDDDDDDDDDNKDDDKGDDDKDDNDKDDKDDKDDDDDDDDDDDDDDDDDDDDDDDDDDDDDKDNDDKDDDNKDDDDKKDDDDDNDDDTNDNTNDKNTDDDDDDDDDVDDDDDDDDDDDDDDDDDDDDDDDE, from the exons ATGGATTGCCCGTGTTTCATAAACCAGTACTTAccagaatattttgaaataactattaCCATACATAT caaaACCGGGATGTCCCGACAAATATTCAAACTCGCCGTCACAATACTGGCCATCTGGCAGCTTAACTTTCAACATGCGGAAGcag GCTTAATGAACCAATTCACAGACTTTGTCGACTGGCCCCCGATAATAGATCCAGATATCCCCCAAGATCCGAAAATCCCAGCCGATCCCGATCCTAATACCACACCTGTTTCACCTACTAAAATCGTTTCTCCACCGGAAACTCCATCTGATTTGCAAACTGGAAACACAGACGCAGCTTCTCCTGGACGTCCAAGAGACCCCATTCCGCCGCCTATGGGATCCTCGGGTTCTGGGGATGGTACTGCATCCCTGGATAACGGAAAGTCACCAGATGCCGTCGATACGCAGACCGATTTTCTTTTTCCAACCGACGCACAAATCGGCGGAACCGATGGGGGTCTTCGCGGGCCTCTTCTACCTCCTGGAGGCGGCACTGACACCAGCCCACAGGGACCAATTGTCGACGAAAGTTCTGCACTACCAAAGGTTCCAGATCCTGTCGACCCAAGTCTACCAGAGCCACCGGCGGACCCGGACACCCCCCGGGACGTGTCGCCGATGGTAACCGGTTCTAAGGTACCAGATTCTCCACTGGTATCTGGGACAGGGTCGGAAACTGGGGGATTGACACCGGGTGATTCTTCCGGAACAGGAG ACGCGCAAATAGGAAGTGACGTCAACATATACATATCGCCCACATGCAGGCTGCTTGGGACAATGTCGATCGCAAACTTTGGGAAGAACTCAAAACGGCACCGGATGTTGCGCAAAGAATGCTCGAAGGAGAAAAAACGCGCACGACAACTgcaaaagaaaaaggaaaagaaCAAACAATCGG ggataaaCGCAGTGGTCACATTATTCCAACGCCGTCGAAAAGGACTTGGGGACAAACACGATGATAatgttggtgttgttggtggtgatgCTGACGAGGACATCGacgatgatgacaatgatgatcataagaatgatgatgatgatgatgatgatgatgatgatgatgatgatgatgatgatgatgatgatgatgatgatgatgatgatgatgataataaggATGATGATAAGGGTGATGATGATAAGGATGATAATGATAAGGATGATAAGGATGataaggatgatgatgatgatgatgatgatgatgatgatgatgatgatgatgatgatgatgatgatgatgatgatgatgatgatgatgatgataaggatAATGATGATAAGGATGATGATAATaaggatgatgatgataaaaaggatgatgatgatgataatgatgatgatactaACGATAATACTAACGATAAAAAtaccgatgatgatgatgatgatgatgatgatgttgatgatgatgatgatgatgatgatgatgatgatgatgatgatgatgatgatgatgatgatgatgatgatgaataa
- the LOC128219993 gene encoding transcription initiation factor TFIID subunit 11-like isoform X4, translating to MDCPCFINQYLPEYFEITITIHIKTGMSRQIFKLAVTILAIWQLNFQHAEAGLMNQFTDFVDWPPIIDPDIPQDPKIPADPDPNTTPVSPTKIVSPPETPSDLQTGNTDAASPGRPRDPIPPPMGSSGSGDGTASLDNGKSPDAVDTQTDFLFPTDAQIGGTDGGLRGPLLPPGGGTDTSPQGPIVDESSALPKVPDPVDPSLPEPPADPDTPRDVSPMVTGSKVPDSPLVSGTGSETGGLTPGDSSGTGGPIEPNIATMVRIPGRVPKVKGQGRGNPRGKRAAKCKGWQKKQGLCGTGINAVVTLFQRRRKGLGDKHDDNVGVVGGDADEDIDDDDNDDHKNDDDDDDDDDDDDDDDDDDDDDDDDDDDNKDDDKGDDDKDDNDKDDKDDKDDDDDDDDDDDDDDDDDDDDDDDDDDDDDKDNDDKDDDNKDDDDKKDDDDDNDDDTNDNTNDKNTDDDDDDDDDVDDDDDDDDDDDDDDDDDDDDDDDE from the exons ATGGATTGCCCGTGTTTCATAAACCAGTACTTAccagaatattttgaaataactattaCCATACATAT caaaACCGGGATGTCCCGACAAATATTCAAACTCGCCGTCACAATACTGGCCATCTGGCAGCTTAACTTTCAACATGCGGAAGcag GCTTAATGAACCAATTCACAGACTTTGTCGACTGGCCCCCGATAATAGATCCAGATATCCCCCAAGATCCGAAAATCCCAGCCGATCCCGATCCTAATACCACACCTGTTTCACCTACTAAAATCGTTTCTCCACCGGAAACTCCATCTGATTTGCAAACTGGAAACACAGACGCAGCTTCTCCTGGACGTCCAAGAGACCCCATTCCGCCGCCTATGGGATCCTCGGGTTCTGGGGATGGTACTGCATCCCTGGATAACGGAAAGTCACCAGATGCCGTCGATACGCAGACCGATTTTCTTTTTCCAACCGACGCACAAATCGGCGGAACCGATGGGGGTCTTCGCGGGCCTCTTCTACCTCCTGGAGGCGGCACTGACACCAGCCCACAGGGACCAATTGTCGACGAAAGTTCTGCACTACCAAAGGTTCCAGATCCTGTCGACCCAAGTCTACCAGAGCCACCGGCGGACCCGGACACCCCCCGGGACGTGTCGCCGATGGTAACCGGTTCTAAGGTACCAGATTCTCCACTGGTATCTGGGACAGGGTCGGAAACTGGGGGATTGACACCGGGTGATTCTTCCGGAACAGGAG GTCCAATTGAGCCAAATATTGCCACAATGGTGAGGATACCTGGGCGTGTGCCCAAGGTAAAGGGCCAGGGACGTGGAAATCCTCGGGGCAAGAGGGCGGCTAAGTGCAAGGGCTGGCAAAAGAAGCAAGGCTTGTGTGGCACAG ggataaaCGCAGTGGTCACATTATTCCAACGCCGTCGAAAAGGACTTGGGGACAAACACGATGATAatgttggtgttgttggtggtgatgCTGACGAGGACATCGacgatgatgacaatgatgatcataagaatgatgatgatgatgatgatgatgatgatgatgatgatgatgatgatgatgatgatgatgatgatgatgatgatgatgatgataataaggATGATGATAAGGGTGATGATGATAAGGATGATAATGATAAGGATGATAAGGATGataaggatgatgatgatgatgatgatgatgatgatgatgatgatgatgatgatgatgatgatgatgatgatgatgatgatgatgatgatgataaggatAATGATGATAAGGATGATGATAATaaggatgatgatgataaaaaggatgatgatgatgataatgatgatgatactaACGATAATACTAACGATAAAAAtaccgatgatgatgatgatgatgatgatgatgttgatgatgatgatgatgatgatgatgatgatgatgatgatgatgatgatgatgatgatgatgatgatgatgaataa
- the LOC128219993 gene encoding translation initiation factor IF-2-like isoform X5: MSRQIFKLAVTILAIWQLNFQHAEAGLMNQFTDFVDWPPIIDPDIPQDPKIPADPDPNTTPVSPTKIVSPPETPSDLQTGNTDAASPGRPRDPIPPPMGSSGSGDGTASLDNGKSPDAVDTQTDFLFPTDAQIGGTDGGLRGPLLPPGGGTDTSPQGPIVDESSALPKVPDPVDPSLPEPPADPDTPRDVSPMVTGSKVPDSPLVSGTGSETGGLTPGDSSGTGDAQIGSDVNIYISPTCRLLGTMSIANFGKNSKRHRMLRKECSKEKKRARQLQKKKEKNKQSGPIEPNIATMVRIPGRVPKVKGQGRGNPRGKRAAKCKGWQKKQGLCGTGSDPGATGGGKGKGKGGGGGGGEKGGGKGGGASLDPKVKTIKTLTPVDINTDTGTVIGGKGKGGGGGGGKGKGKGKAGGKGGANQTPETTTIDLSNTEHIAGFGLIKWNK; encoded by the exons ATGTCCCGACAAATATTCAAACTCGCCGTCACAATACTGGCCATCTGGCAGCTTAACTTTCAACATGCGGAAGcag GCTTAATGAACCAATTCACAGACTTTGTCGACTGGCCCCCGATAATAGATCCAGATATCCCCCAAGATCCGAAAATCCCAGCCGATCCCGATCCTAATACCACACCTGTTTCACCTACTAAAATCGTTTCTCCACCGGAAACTCCATCTGATTTGCAAACTGGAAACACAGACGCAGCTTCTCCTGGACGTCCAAGAGACCCCATTCCGCCGCCTATGGGATCCTCGGGTTCTGGGGATGGTACTGCATCCCTGGATAACGGAAAGTCACCAGATGCCGTCGATACGCAGACCGATTTTCTTTTTCCAACCGACGCACAAATCGGCGGAACCGATGGGGGTCTTCGCGGGCCTCTTCTACCTCCTGGAGGCGGCACTGACACCAGCCCACAGGGACCAATTGTCGACGAAAGTTCTGCACTACCAAAGGTTCCAGATCCTGTCGACCCAAGTCTACCAGAGCCACCGGCGGACCCGGACACCCCCCGGGACGTGTCGCCGATGGTAACCGGTTCTAAGGTACCAGATTCTCCACTGGTATCTGGGACAGGGTCGGAAACTGGGGGATTGACACCGGGTGATTCTTCCGGAACAGGAG ACGCGCAAATAGGAAGTGACGTCAACATATACATATCGCCCACATGCAGGCTGCTTGGGACAATGTCGATCGCAAACTTTGGGAAGAACTCAAAACGGCACCGGATGTTGCGCAAAGAATGCTCGAAGGAGAAAAAACGCGCACGACAACTgcaaaagaaaaaggaaaagaaCAAACAATCGG GTCCAATTGAGCCAAATATTGCCACAATGGTGAGGATACCTGGGCGTGTGCCCAAGGTAAAGGGCCAGGGACGTGGAAATCCTCGGGGCAAGAGGGCGGCTAAGTGCAAGGGCTGGCAAAAGAAGCAAGGCTTGTGTGGCACAG GGAGCGACCCCGGTGCTACAGGAGGCGGAAAAGGGAAAGGGAAAGGTGGCGGCGGTGGTGGCGGGGAAAAAGGAGGCGGCAAAGGTGGTGGCGCGTCGTTAGATCCTAAGGTGAAAACCATTAAAACTCTCACCCCCGTCGACATTAACACCGACACCGGAACAGTGATTGGCGGGAAAGGTAAAGGCGGGGGCGGTGGTGGGGGTAAAGGAAAGGGCAAAGGTAAAGCTGGAGGCAAAGGCGGAGCGAACCAAACACCGGAAACGACTACCATTGATTTATCTAATACGGAGCATATTGCTGGATTCGGATTAATTAAATGGAATAAGTAG
- the LOC128219993 gene encoding uncharacterized protein LOC128219993 isoform X1 yields MDCPCFINQYLPEYFEITITIHIKTGMSRQIFKLAVTILAIWQLNFQHAEAGLMNQFTDFVDWPPIIDPDIPQDPKIPADPDPNTTPVSPTKIVSPPETPSDLQTGNTDAASPGRPRDPIPPPMGSSGSGDGTASLDNGKSPDAVDTQTDFLFPTDAQIGGTDGGLRGPLLPPGGGTDTSPQGPIVDESSALPKVPDPVDPSLPEPPADPDTPRDVSPMVTGSKVPDSPLVSGTGSETGGLTPGDSSGTGDAQIGSDVNIYISPTCRLLGTMSIANFGKNSKRHRMLRKECSKEKKRARQLQKKKEKNKQSGPIEPNIATMVRIPGRVPKVKGQGRGNPRGKRAAKCKGWQKKQGLCGTGINAVVTLFQRRRKGLGDKHDDNVGVVGGDADEDIDDDDNDDHKNDDDDDDDDDDDDDDDDDDDDDDDDDDDNKDDDKGDDDKDDNDKDDKDDKDDDDDDDDDDDDDDDDDDDDDDDDDDDDDKDNDDKDDDNKDDDDKKDDDDDNDDDTNDNTNDKNTDDDDDDDDDVDDDDDDDDDDDDDDDDDDDDDDDE; encoded by the exons ATGGATTGCCCGTGTTTCATAAACCAGTACTTAccagaatattttgaaataactattaCCATACATAT caaaACCGGGATGTCCCGACAAATATTCAAACTCGCCGTCACAATACTGGCCATCTGGCAGCTTAACTTTCAACATGCGGAAGcag GCTTAATGAACCAATTCACAGACTTTGTCGACTGGCCCCCGATAATAGATCCAGATATCCCCCAAGATCCGAAAATCCCAGCCGATCCCGATCCTAATACCACACCTGTTTCACCTACTAAAATCGTTTCTCCACCGGAAACTCCATCTGATTTGCAAACTGGAAACACAGACGCAGCTTCTCCTGGACGTCCAAGAGACCCCATTCCGCCGCCTATGGGATCCTCGGGTTCTGGGGATGGTACTGCATCCCTGGATAACGGAAAGTCACCAGATGCCGTCGATACGCAGACCGATTTTCTTTTTCCAACCGACGCACAAATCGGCGGAACCGATGGGGGTCTTCGCGGGCCTCTTCTACCTCCTGGAGGCGGCACTGACACCAGCCCACAGGGACCAATTGTCGACGAAAGTTCTGCACTACCAAAGGTTCCAGATCCTGTCGACCCAAGTCTACCAGAGCCACCGGCGGACCCGGACACCCCCCGGGACGTGTCGCCGATGGTAACCGGTTCTAAGGTACCAGATTCTCCACTGGTATCTGGGACAGGGTCGGAAACTGGGGGATTGACACCGGGTGATTCTTCCGGAACAGGAG ACGCGCAAATAGGAAGTGACGTCAACATATACATATCGCCCACATGCAGGCTGCTTGGGACAATGTCGATCGCAAACTTTGGGAAGAACTCAAAACGGCACCGGATGTTGCGCAAAGAATGCTCGAAGGAGAAAAAACGCGCACGACAACTgcaaaagaaaaaggaaaagaaCAAACAATCGG GTCCAATTGAGCCAAATATTGCCACAATGGTGAGGATACCTGGGCGTGTGCCCAAGGTAAAGGGCCAGGGACGTGGAAATCCTCGGGGCAAGAGGGCGGCTAAGTGCAAGGGCTGGCAAAAGAAGCAAGGCTTGTGTGGCACAG ggataaaCGCAGTGGTCACATTATTCCAACGCCGTCGAAAAGGACTTGGGGACAAACACGATGATAatgttggtgttgttggtggtgatgCTGACGAGGACATCGacgatgatgacaatgatgatcataagaatgatgatgatgatgatgatgatgatgatgatgatgatgatgatgatgatgatgatgatgatgatgatgatgatgatgatgataataaggATGATGATAAGGGTGATGATGATAAGGATGATAATGATAAGGATGATAAGGATGataaggatgatgatgatgatgatgatgatgatgatgatgatgatgatgatgatgatgatgatgatgatgatgatgatgatgatgatgatgataaggatAATGATGATAAGGATGATGATAATaaggatgatgatgataaaaaggatgatgatgatgataatgatgatgatactaACGATAATACTAACGATAAAAAtaccgatgatgatgatgatgatgatgatgatgttgatgatgatgatgatgatgatgatgatgatgatgatgatgatgatgatgatgatgatgatgatgatgatgaataa
- the LOC128219993 gene encoding uncharacterized protein LOC128219993 isoform X2: MSRQIFKLAVTILAIWQLNFQHAEAGLMNQFTDFVDWPPIIDPDIPQDPKIPADPDPNTTPVSPTKIVSPPETPSDLQTGNTDAASPGRPRDPIPPPMGSSGSGDGTASLDNGKSPDAVDTQTDFLFPTDAQIGGTDGGLRGPLLPPGGGTDTSPQGPIVDESSALPKVPDPVDPSLPEPPADPDTPRDVSPMVTGSKVPDSPLVSGTGSETGGLTPGDSSGTGDAQIGSDVNIYISPTCRLLGTMSIANFGKNSKRHRMLRKECSKEKKRARQLQKKKEKNKQSGPIEPNIATMVRIPGRVPKVKGQGRGNPRGKRAAKCKGWQKKQGLCGTGINAVVTLFQRRRKGLGDKHDDNVGVVGGDADEDIDDDDNDDHKNDDDDDDDDDDDDDDDDDDDDDDDDDDDNKDDDKGDDDKDDNDKDDKDDKDDDDDDDDDDDDDDDDDDDDDDDDDDDDDKDNDDKDDDNKDDDDKKDDDDDNDDDTNDNTNDKNTDDDDDDDDDVDDDDDDDDDDDDDDDDDDDDDDDE, encoded by the exons ATGTCCCGACAAATATTCAAACTCGCCGTCACAATACTGGCCATCTGGCAGCTTAACTTTCAACATGCGGAAGcag GCTTAATGAACCAATTCACAGACTTTGTCGACTGGCCCCCGATAATAGATCCAGATATCCCCCAAGATCCGAAAATCCCAGCCGATCCCGATCCTAATACCACACCTGTTTCACCTACTAAAATCGTTTCTCCACCGGAAACTCCATCTGATTTGCAAACTGGAAACACAGACGCAGCTTCTCCTGGACGTCCAAGAGACCCCATTCCGCCGCCTATGGGATCCTCGGGTTCTGGGGATGGTACTGCATCCCTGGATAACGGAAAGTCACCAGATGCCGTCGATACGCAGACCGATTTTCTTTTTCCAACCGACGCACAAATCGGCGGAACCGATGGGGGTCTTCGCGGGCCTCTTCTACCTCCTGGAGGCGGCACTGACACCAGCCCACAGGGACCAATTGTCGACGAAAGTTCTGCACTACCAAAGGTTCCAGATCCTGTCGACCCAAGTCTACCAGAGCCACCGGCGGACCCGGACACCCCCCGGGACGTGTCGCCGATGGTAACCGGTTCTAAGGTACCAGATTCTCCACTGGTATCTGGGACAGGGTCGGAAACTGGGGGATTGACACCGGGTGATTCTTCCGGAACAGGAG ACGCGCAAATAGGAAGTGACGTCAACATATACATATCGCCCACATGCAGGCTGCTTGGGACAATGTCGATCGCAAACTTTGGGAAGAACTCAAAACGGCACCGGATGTTGCGCAAAGAATGCTCGAAGGAGAAAAAACGCGCACGACAACTgcaaaagaaaaaggaaaagaaCAAACAATCGG GTCCAATTGAGCCAAATATTGCCACAATGGTGAGGATACCTGGGCGTGTGCCCAAGGTAAAGGGCCAGGGACGTGGAAATCCTCGGGGCAAGAGGGCGGCTAAGTGCAAGGGCTGGCAAAAGAAGCAAGGCTTGTGTGGCACAG ggataaaCGCAGTGGTCACATTATTCCAACGCCGTCGAAAAGGACTTGGGGACAAACACGATGATAatgttggtgttgttggtggtgatgCTGACGAGGACATCGacgatgatgacaatgatgatcataagaatgatgatgatgatgatgatgatgatgatgatgatgatgatgatgatgatgatgatgatgatgatgatgatgatgatgatgataataaggATGATGATAAGGGTGATGATGATAAGGATGATAATGATAAGGATGATAAGGATGataaggatgatgatgatgatgatgatgatgatgatgatgatgatgatgatgatgatgatgatgatgatgatgatgatgatgatgatgatgataaggatAATGATGATAAGGATGATGATAATaaggatgatgatgataaaaaggatgatgatgatgataatgatgatgatactaACGATAATACTAACGATAAAAAtaccgatgatgatgatgatgatgatgatgatgttgatgatgatgatgatgatgatgatgatgatgatgatgatgatgatgatgatgatgatgatgatgatgatgaataa